A part of Quatrionicoccus australiensis genomic DNA contains:
- a CDS encoding GntP family permease — MDFLIVLAALACLMLVAYRGYSVILFAPICALGAVLLIDPSLVAPMFTGLFMDKMVGFVKNFFPVFLLGAVFGKVIELSGFSKAIVASVINLIGRERAMLAIVVVCALLTYGGVSLFVVVFAVYPFAAEMFRQGGIPKRLIPGTIALGAFTFTMDSLPGTPQIQNIIPTTFFKTDIYAAPWLGTIGALFILVCGISYLEWCRRRAAAAGEGYGDGHSNEPEAFEHEKLVHPLIAILPLVMVGVMNKVFTNAIPLLYGEKVSFIPAVIGKAAPVVQQTKAVAAIWAVEGALLVGIATVFIFGWRAVSAKFAEGSKNAIGGALLATMNTASEYGFGAVIAALPGFLVVANALGSIPNPLINEAITVTALAGITGSASGGMGIALAAMADTFIANAQAAGIPLEVFHRVASMASGGMDTLPHNGAVITLLAVTGLTHRQSYKDIFAITCIKTLAVFVVIAVFYMTGIV; from the coding sequence GTGGACTTCCTGATCGTTCTGGCCGCCCTGGCCTGCCTGATGCTCGTCGCCTATCGCGGCTACAGCGTCATCCTTTTCGCTCCCATCTGTGCGCTTGGCGCCGTTCTGCTGATCGACCCCAGCCTGGTGGCGCCGATGTTTACCGGCCTGTTCATGGACAAGATGGTCGGTTTCGTGAAGAACTTTTTCCCGGTCTTCCTGCTCGGTGCGGTGTTCGGCAAGGTGATCGAGCTGTCCGGTTTCTCGAAGGCGATTGTCGCCTCGGTGATCAACCTGATCGGGCGGGAAAGGGCGATGCTCGCCATCGTCGTCGTCTGCGCCCTGCTGACCTATGGCGGCGTCTCGCTGTTCGTCGTGGTCTTCGCGGTCTATCCGTTTGCCGCCGAAATGTTCCGTCAGGGCGGCATTCCGAAGCGCCTGATTCCGGGCACGATTGCGCTCGGCGCCTTCACCTTCACGATGGATTCCCTGCCCGGTACGCCGCAGATCCAGAACATCATCCCGACCACTTTCTTCAAGACCGATATCTACGCCGCGCCGTGGCTGGGTACGATAGGCGCGCTGTTCATCCTGGTTTGCGGCATTTCCTATCTCGAATGGTGTCGCCGGCGGGCGGCTGCCGCCGGTGAAGGTTACGGCGACGGTCACAGCAACGAGCCGGAGGCCTTCGAGCACGAAAAGCTGGTTCACCCGCTGATCGCCATCCTGCCGCTGGTCATGGTCGGCGTCATGAACAAGGTGTTCACCAATGCCATCCCGCTGCTCTATGGCGAGAAGGTTTCCTTCATTCCGGCGGTGATCGGCAAGGCGGCGCCGGTGGTGCAGCAAACCAAGGCCGTGGCCGCCATCTGGGCCGTTGAAGGCGCCCTGCTGGTCGGTATTGCCACCGTCTTCATCTTCGGCTGGCGCGCCGTTTCCGCCAAGTTTGCCGAAGGCAGCAAGAACGCTATCGGCGGCGCCCTGCTTGCCACCATGAACACCGCTTCCGAGTATGGCTTCGGTGCCGTGATCGCGGCGCTGCCCGGCTTCCTGGTGGTCGCCAATGCGCTGGGTTCGATCCCGAATCCGCTGATCAACGAAGCCATTACCGTCACCGCGCTGGCCGGCATCACCGGTTCCGCTTCCGGTGGCATGGGCATCGCGCTGGCGGCAATGGCCGACACCTTCATTGCCAACGCGCAGGCGGCGGGCATTCCGCTCGAGGTTTTCCACCGGGTGGCCTCGATGGCTTCCGGCGGCATGGACACGCTGCCCCACAACGGCGCCGTCATCACGCTGCTGGCGGTGACCGGTCTGACGCATCGCCAGTCGTACAAGGACATCTTCGCCATCACCTGCATCAAGACGCTGGCCGTCTTCGTGGTGATTGCAGTGTTCTACATGACTGGTATTGTCTGA
- a CDS encoding sigma-54 interaction domain-containing protein produces the protein MTTREELQLLANQSLLAHFADVCAGVVIVDASANVVWMNDHYPRRLHIADPAAMIGQPVEKIIPNSQMRQVVECGRPIMLDVMDFEGDSFVVTRLPLRNAEGTVVGGVGFMIFDDLRHLAPVVSRYQKLRLDLAEAERKLADARRTKYTFSSFIGAGPACSSLKQAARRASRTSSSVLILGETGTGKELLAQAVHAASPRANGPFVAVNIAAVPENLLEAEFFGVAPGAFTGAERRGRDGKFKLADGGTLFLDEIGDMSLALQAKLLRALQEREFEPVGSNKLIAVDVRIIAATSRNLEEMVAAGSFRADLYYRLNVILLRTPALRDRPEDMALLAEHLIESICRLQGMAPHGISLAALSRLQQHDWPGNVRELANVLERALLMSDGDVLEAEDLDLVMPKPKAPANFAGANVIGIAEAVASAERAAILAALRNSHGNKVQAARLLGISRAALYEKIAILGVDAHAA, from the coding sequence ATGACTACCCGGGAAGAGCTTCAATTACTGGCCAACCAGTCGCTGTTGGCGCATTTTGCCGATGTCTGTGCCGGTGTGGTGATTGTCGATGCCAGCGCCAACGTGGTCTGGATGAACGATCACTACCCGCGCCGCCTGCATATCGCCGACCCGGCGGCGATGATCGGGCAGCCGGTCGAGAAGATCATCCCGAACAGCCAGATGCGCCAGGTGGTCGAATGTGGCCGGCCGATCATGCTCGATGTCATGGATTTCGAGGGTGACTCCTTTGTCGTCACCCGTCTGCCGCTGCGCAATGCCGAGGGCACCGTCGTTGGCGGGGTCGGCTTCATGATTTTTGACGACCTGCGCCATCTGGCGCCGGTGGTCAGCCGCTACCAGAAACTGCGTCTGGACCTGGCCGAGGCCGAGCGCAAGCTGGCCGATGCCCGGCGCACCAAATACACCTTTTCCAGTTTCATCGGTGCCGGGCCGGCCTGCAGCAGTCTCAAGCAGGCCGCCCGGCGGGCATCGCGGACTTCTTCGTCGGTGCTGATTCTCGGCGAAACCGGTACCGGCAAGGAATTGCTGGCGCAGGCGGTGCATGCCGCCAGTCCGCGCGCCAACGGCCCCTTCGTGGCGGTCAACATTGCCGCCGTGCCGGAAAACCTGCTCGAAGCCGAATTCTTTGGCGTGGCACCGGGCGCATTTACCGGTGCCGAGCGGCGCGGTCGTGATGGCAAGTTCAAACTGGCCGATGGCGGGACGCTGTTTCTCGATGAAATCGGCGACATGTCGCTGGCGCTCCAGGCCAAGTTGTTGCGTGCCCTGCAGGAGCGCGAGTTCGAGCCGGTCGGTTCGAACAAGCTGATTGCGGTCGACGTTCGCATCATCGCCGCGACCAGCCGCAATCTGGAAGAAATGGTTGCCGCCGGCAGCTTCCGCGCCGACCTCTATTACCGGCTGAACGTCATCCTGCTGCGCACGCCGGCCCTGCGCGACCGGCCGGAAGACATGGCGCTGCTTGCCGAACATCTGATCGAGTCGATTTGCCGCCTGCAGGGCATGGCTCCGCACGGGATCAGCCTGGCGGCGCTGAGTCGGCTGCAACAGCACGACTGGCCGGGCAATGTCCGGGAGCTGGCCAACGTACTCGAACGGGCGCTGCTGATGAGCGATGGCGATGTGCTCGAGGCCGAGGATCTCGACCTGGTCATGCCGAAACCGAAAGCGCCAGCGAATTTCGCCGGTGCCAACGTCATCGGCATTGCCGAGGCGGTGGCCAGTGCCGAACGTGCCGCCATTCTTGCCGCCTTGCGCAACAGCCATGGCAACAAGGTCCAGGCGGCCCGCCTGCTGGGCATTTCGCGCGCCGCACTTTACGAGAAGATCGCCATACTGGGTGTGGACGCGCACGCAGCTTGA
- a CDS encoding CBS domain-containing protein, protein MTLSAKVRTHKLSSNATLCTSGYNQVGADSPAIEAMTDFSRVHAVTISAAASLPEANATMISRGVRLLMVVSADEEVLGLITARDILGERPLQLAQARNGKRDDLTVRDLMCPLANIDTLYLNEVMHARVIDILNALKNQGRQHIMVEDVDPATGLPRVRGIFSATQIGRLLGVPVLGFELASTFAEIEAALAN, encoded by the coding sequence ATGACACTTTCTGCCAAGGTGCGTACGCACAAGCTATCTTCCAATGCCACCCTGTGTACCTCGGGTTACAACCAGGTCGGCGCCGATTCGCCGGCGATCGAGGCGATGACCGATTTTTCCCGCGTGCATGCGGTTACGATCAGTGCCGCGGCTTCGCTGCCGGAAGCCAATGCCACGATGATCTCGCGCGGCGTCCGCCTGCTGATGGTGGTCAGTGCCGATGAAGAGGTGCTGGGCCTGATCACCGCCCGCGACATCCTCGGTGAACGGCCGTTGCAACTGGCCCAGGCCCGCAATGGCAAGCGCGACGATCTGACGGTCCGTGACCTGATGTGCCCGCTCGCCAACATCGACACGCTCTATCTCAACGAAGTAATGCACGCCCGCGTCATCGATATCCTCAATGCCCTGAAAAATCAGGGCCGGCAGCACATCATGGTGGAAGACGTCGATCCGGCAACCGGTCTGCCCCGCGTGCGCGGCATCTTCTCGGCGACCCAGATCGGTCGCCTGCTCGGCGTGCCGGTCCTTGGTTTCGAGCTGGCCTCGACCTTTGCCGAAATCGAAGCCGCGCTCGCCAACTGA
- a CDS encoding bacteriohemerythrin, producing the protein MFSQNFRFLPAPFVLGDQLLDSQHEGLFECLDALKKLSDDVSGYKCNEIMSELTGKMAQHFDYEEALMKKIGLQGELFEQHVAAHTEIMNEMSLIHLTSISDGYGAAEFLAPKVSGWVLQHMMKFDLLLKPLIEDAQQRR; encoded by the coding sequence ATGTTCAGCCAGAATTTTCGTTTCCTGCCTGCGCCGTTTGTTCTTGGTGACCAGTTGCTCGACAGTCAGCACGAAGGGCTGTTCGAGTGTCTGGATGCATTGAAGAAACTCTCTGACGATGTGTCCGGCTACAAGTGCAATGAAATCATGTCGGAGCTGACCGGGAAAATGGCCCAGCACTTCGATTACGAAGAAGCCCTGATGAAAAAGATCGGCCTGCAGGGCGAGTTGTTCGAGCAACATGTGGCTGCCCATACCGAGATCATGAACGAGATGTCCCTGATTCACCTGACCTCGATCTCGGACGGTTATGGTGCAGCCGAGTTTCTCGCACCCAAGGTTTCCGGCTGGGTGCTGCAGCACATGATGAAGTTCGATCTGCTGCTGAAACCGCTGATCGAGGATGCGCAGCAGCGGCGCTGA
- a CDS encoding L-threonylcarbamoyladenylate synthase, with amino-acid sequence MPLSPDYDRAVALLRAGELVALPTETVYGLGADAANPAAVAKIFAAKGRPADHPLIVHLSGHDAVDRWAEQVPAVAWELMETFWPGPLTLILKKQAWVPDAVTGGQDTVGLRVPGHPVALELLRRFAAATGEHAGIAAPSANRFGRISPTTAEHVREELGDRVAMILDGGACAVGIESTIVDCSRDEPVVLRPGHIAPAHLEAVLGRLPSIETASGAPRVSGSLAAHYAPQTPMRLVAGERLLDFINAQRHKGDRCGVIAHSQPPQAGMPHAWQLLPADPVGYAHGLYAAMRDMDHAGVDLIAVEALPETPAWAAVADRLRRAVAGAGQS; translated from the coding sequence TTGCCACTGAGCCCGGACTATGACCGCGCCGTCGCGCTGCTGCGCGCCGGCGAACTGGTCGCCCTGCCGACCGAGACAGTGTACGGTCTGGGCGCGGACGCCGCCAATCCGGCGGCGGTCGCGAAAATCTTTGCCGCCAAGGGGCGGCCGGCCGATCATCCGCTGATCGTGCATTTGTCGGGTCACGACGCGGTCGACCGCTGGGCGGAGCAGGTTCCTGCCGTCGCCTGGGAGTTGATGGAAACCTTCTGGCCCGGCCCGCTCACCCTGATTCTGAAGAAACAGGCCTGGGTGCCGGACGCCGTGACCGGCGGCCAGGACACTGTCGGCCTGCGCGTTCCCGGGCATCCGGTGGCGCTTGAGCTGCTGCGGCGTTTTGCTGCGGCAACCGGCGAACACGCCGGTATTGCCGCACCTTCGGCCAACCGCTTCGGGCGGATCAGCCCGACCACGGCCGAGCATGTGCGCGAAGAACTCGGCGACCGCGTCGCCATGATCCTCGACGGCGGAGCATGCGCGGTCGGCATCGAATCGACCATCGTCGACTGCTCGCGTGACGAGCCGGTGGTGCTGCGTCCCGGCCATATCGCGCCGGCCCATCTCGAAGCCGTGCTCGGGCGTCTGCCGTCGATCGAGACGGCGAGTGGCGCGCCGCGCGTCTCCGGTTCGCTGGCCGCACATTACGCGCCGCAGACGCCGATGCGCCTGGTCGCTGGCGAACGTCTGCTTGATTTCATCAATGCCCAGCGTCACAAGGGTGACCGCTGCGGTGTCATCGCCCACAGCCAGCCGCCGCAGGCCGGCATGCCGCACGCCTGGCAGCTGCTGCCGGCTGACCCGGTCGGCTACGCGCACGGCCTGTATGCCGCCATGCGCGACATGGACCATGCCGGTGTCGACCTGATCGCCGTCGAAGCGCTGCCGGAAACCCCGGCCTGGGCGGCCGTCGCCGACCGCCTGCGGCGCGCCGTCGCCGGTGCCGGGCAGTCCTGA
- the purE gene encoding 5-(carboxyamino)imidazole ribonucleotide mutase, translating into MSKEVLVGIVMGSDSDWPIMKAAAETLKNLGIPYEAKVLSAHRTPDQALDYAATAAERGIKVLIGAAGGAAHLAGVLAAKTQIPVLGVPMPSKHLMGLDSLLSMVQMPGGIPVATFAVGEAGATNAALFAVSILALGDAGVADKLTQFRVNQTEKVLAKTLPDLV; encoded by the coding sequence ATGAGCAAAGAAGTCCTGGTTGGTATCGTCATGGGTTCGGACAGCGACTGGCCGATCATGAAGGCCGCCGCCGAAACCCTGAAGAACCTGGGCATTCCTTACGAAGCCAAGGTGCTGTCGGCGCACCGTACGCCGGATCAGGCGCTCGACTACGCCGCCACTGCTGCCGAACGCGGTATCAAGGTGCTGATCGGCGCTGCCGGCGGTGCTGCCCACCTGGCCGGCGTGCTCGCCGCCAAGACGCAGATCCCGGTGCTCGGCGTACCGATGCCGTCCAAGCACCTGATGGGTCTCGACTCGCTGCTCTCCATGGTGCAGATGCCGGGCGGCATTCCGGTTGCCACCTTCGCCGTCGGCGAAGCCGGTGCGACCAATGCTGCGCTGTTCGCCGTCTCCATCCTCGCCCTGGGCGACGCTGGTGTCGCCGACAAGCTGACCCAGTTCCGTGTCAACCAGACCGAAAAGGTTCTGGCCAAGACCCTGCCGGATCTGGTCTGA